From uncultured Roseateles sp., the proteins below share one genomic window:
- a CDS encoding acyltransferase: MAYWKHDSAIVDEGAQLGEGTKVWHFAHVSPGAKIGARCALGQGVYVGNDVSIGDNVRIQNNVSVYDAVTLEDDVFCGPSMVFTNVYNPRAAVARKNEYRRTLVRQGATLGANCTIVCGHTIGRYAFVGAGAVVQKDVPDFALMVGVPARRIGWMSRFGERLELPVSGAGEAICPHTGDRYQLDGDVCTLTFEGILS, encoded by the coding sequence ATGGCGTATTGGAAGCACGACAGCGCCATCGTTGACGAGGGCGCGCAGCTGGGTGAGGGCACCAAGGTCTGGCACTTCGCCCATGTCAGCCCCGGTGCGAAGATAGGTGCGCGTTGCGCGCTGGGGCAGGGTGTTTACGTAGGCAATGACGTCAGCATCGGCGACAACGTGCGCATCCAGAACAATGTCTCGGTCTATGACGCGGTGACCCTGGAGGACGATGTGTTCTGCGGCCCCAGCATGGTCTTCACCAATGTCTACAACCCGCGTGCCGCGGTGGCGCGCAAGAACGAATACCGGCGCACGCTGGTGCGGCAGGGCGCCACCTTGGGCGCCAACTGCACGATAGTCTGCGGCCACACGATAGGCCGATATGCCTTTGTCGGAGCCGGCGCGGTGGTGCAGAAGGACGTGCCCGACTTTGCACTGATGGTCGGTGTGCCTGCGCGCCGCATCGGCTGGATGAGCCGCTTCGGCGAACGGCTGGAACTGCCGGTCAGCGGCGCGGGCGAGGCGATCTGCCCGCACACCGGCGACCGCTACCAACTGGACGGCGACGTCTGCACGCTGACCTTCGAAGGAATCCTGTCTTGA
- a CDS encoding FkbM family methyltransferase produces the protein MSFLDQLVHAPGPQLAALDALKASSRPVVVYGAGVYAYVVIKYLRGLGIAVRACAVDAAYRTTDHAHGLPLLAIEDSGRLLGGSAHVIGITHHEAARHRLARLGIEDALVVDVPDFLNIPQPFMGMNFIEAHQSEFTEAYGTLADDLSRETFVAAINAKINFDVRHLLPVVRPDHLYFWQTEFQPTPDESLLDVGGFDGDSVRDFHRITLGRYRGILSLEPFADSFALLQQAIAEVDAGAGRVRALACGAWDTAASLPMAVRDENIDNRIVETGEHSIEVDTIDRIVARTGFEPTLIKMDINGAESLAVAGARDCLRALRPSLVAKLHVKEDFFRLPRLLKDIHPDVNIRIRQRNYMSMMLVVHASFDR, from the coding sequence ATGTCATTCCTCGACCAGTTGGTGCATGCACCCGGTCCGCAACTGGCGGCATTGGACGCTCTGAAGGCGTCGTCGCGCCCCGTGGTCGTTTACGGCGCAGGTGTCTATGCCTATGTGGTGATCAAGTACTTGCGCGGCTTGGGCATTGCAGTCCGCGCTTGTGCCGTTGATGCTGCCTACAGGACGACAGACCATGCCCATGGCTTGCCCCTGCTTGCGATTGAGGACAGCGGACGGTTGTTAGGTGGTTCGGCGCACGTGATCGGCATCACGCATCACGAAGCCGCCCGGCATCGCCTGGCCAGGCTTGGTATCGAGGATGCCCTGGTTGTGGATGTCCCCGACTTTCTGAATATCCCGCAGCCCTTCATGGGCATGAACTTCATCGAGGCCCACCAGAGCGAATTCACCGAGGCTTACGGCACGCTCGCGGACGATTTGTCGCGCGAGACTTTTGTCGCCGCCATCAATGCCAAGATCAATTTCGATGTTCGGCACCTGCTGCCGGTCGTGCGGCCGGACCACCTGTATTTTTGGCAGACCGAGTTTCAGCCGACGCCGGACGAGAGTTTGCTGGACGTCGGGGGCTTCGATGGCGACTCTGTGCGCGACTTCCACCGCATCACCTTGGGTCGCTACCGGGGTATTTTGTCGCTGGAGCCATTTGCCGATAGTTTCGCCCTGCTGCAGCAGGCAATCGCCGAAGTCGATGCCGGTGCCGGCCGGGTACGCGCCCTCGCTTGCGGGGCATGGGACACGGCCGCCAGCCTGCCCATGGCTGTGCGCGACGAAAACATCGACAACCGCATCGTGGAAACCGGCGAGCACAGCATCGAGGTGGACACCATCGACCGCATCGTGGCTAGAACCGGCTTCGAGCCGACCTTGATCAAGATGGATATCAACGGCGCAGAGTCCCTCGCGGTTGCAGGCGCCCGCGACTGCCTGCGTGCACTGCGGCCCAGTCTGGTGGCCAAGCTGCACGTCAAGGAGGATTTTTTCCGTCTCCCGCGCCTGCTGAAAGACATCCATCCTGACGTCAACATCCGCATCCGGCAACGCAACTACATGTCGATGATGCTGGTGGTCCACGCCAGCTTCGATCGCTGA
- a CDS encoding acyl carrier protein — MSFESIFAEVFSIPESTVVDDLLLQNIASWDSLAHMMLITRLEDDFRVQLTGDEIADMGSVGDARLALRRHGAAV; from the coding sequence ATGTCTTTCGAGAGTATTTTCGCCGAGGTTTTCAGCATCCCGGAATCCACGGTTGTCGATGATCTGCTGCTGCAAAACATTGCAAGCTGGGATTCTTTGGCCCACATGATGTTGATCACCCGCCTGGAGGATGATTTCCGCGTGCAACTCACAGGCGACGAGATTGCCGACATGGGCTCTGTCGGCGACGCCCGGTTGGCCTTGCGTCGCCATGGGGCCGCGGTATGA
- a CDS encoding amino acid adenylation domain-containing protein, with translation MMYCTDLAKAFQRIAAVHGERTALLYPASRLQVSYSELAQLSEQLAVALRARGLRRGDVLAIFHDKSPRAFAAMLACLRLGVIYTNLDPDSPWPRLQRILSTCSPKLIVSAFAGLPFEAELLAAGCAPLLRLDALITPDMGAGPVEERTVPSGSPAYIMFTSGSTGSPKGAVMSHANVLWFASWARQRFAITPGDVLTNVNPMYFDNSVFDFYAALLSGATLVPLDAAQVRDPRGLVRLINQAACTVWFSVPSLLVYLLTTRALSEDDFQSMRCLAFGGEGFPKPKLRQLFELFGGRAKLENVYGPTECTCICSSYTVGADDFADMHSLAPLGVLADSFDYEILPGEGGDAQVGELLLRGPQVGLGYYADPQRTAQSFVQHPGHQRHFDLGYRTGDLVRRDEQGRLHFKGRADFQIKHMGYRIELEEIESALGTVADVQECAAIYLPRDDGLGQIVAFAALNSSRAAEDVLGDLAAALPAYMRPRRLHLLPLLPKNANGKIDRMALTGFATPPPTSTS, from the coding sequence ATGATGTACTGTACCGATCTCGCCAAGGCCTTCCAGCGCATAGCTGCCGTGCACGGCGAGCGTACGGCGCTGCTGTATCCGGCAAGCCGATTGCAGGTGAGCTACAGTGAATTGGCGCAGTTGAGCGAGCAACTGGCTGTGGCGTTGCGCGCACGTGGCCTGCGCCGTGGCGACGTGTTGGCCATCTTTCACGACAAGTCGCCACGCGCTTTTGCGGCCATGCTCGCGTGCCTGCGCCTGGGTGTCATCTACACCAACCTCGATCCCGACAGCCCCTGGCCCCGCCTGCAGCGGATTCTGTCGACCTGCAGTCCGAAGCTGATCGTCAGCGCGTTTGCCGGCTTGCCGTTCGAGGCGGAACTGCTCGCCGCTGGATGTGCGCCGCTACTGCGGCTTGATGCGTTGATCACGCCGGACATGGGGGCGGGCCCGGTCGAGGAGCGGACAGTCCCCAGCGGCTCGCCGGCATACATCATGTTCACCTCGGGTTCGACCGGATCCCCCAAGGGCGCGGTCATGTCGCACGCCAATGTGCTGTGGTTTGCCAGCTGGGCGCGCCAACGTTTTGCGATCACCCCGGGAGACGTGCTGACCAACGTCAACCCGATGTATTTCGACAACTCGGTATTCGACTTCTATGCGGCGCTGCTGAGCGGCGCCACCCTGGTGCCGCTGGACGCCGCACAGGTGCGCGATCCGCGCGGGCTGGTGCGCCTGATCAATCAGGCAGCATGCACCGTGTGGTTCTCCGTGCCCTCGCTGCTTGTTTACCTGCTGACGACGCGTGCGCTGAGCGAAGACGATTTCCAGTCCATGCGATGCCTGGCCTTTGGTGGTGAGGGCTTCCCCAAGCCCAAGCTGCGCCAGTTGTTCGAGCTGTTTGGCGGGCGAGCCAAGCTGGAAAACGTCTACGGTCCGACGGAGTGCACCTGCATCTGCTCCTCCTACACGGTTGGTGCCGACGACTTTGCGGACATGCACAGCTTGGCGCCGTTGGGTGTTCTGGCGGATAGCTTTGACTATGAAATCCTGCCCGGCGAAGGCGGTGATGCCCAAGTGGGCGAACTGCTGTTGCGCGGGCCCCAGGTCGGGCTGGGCTATTACGCCGATCCCCAGCGCACGGCCCAATCCTTTGTGCAGCACCCGGGTCATCAGCGTCATTTCGACCTGGGCTACCGCACCGGCGATCTTGTGCGCCGGGACGAGCAGGGGCGTCTGCACTTCAAGGGGCGTGCCGACTTCCAGATCAAGCACATGGGCTATCGCATCGAACTCGAGGAGATCGAGTCTGCGCTGGGCACTGTGGCTGATGTGCAGGAGTGCGCCGCCATCTATCTGCCGCGCGACGATGGCCTGGGCCAGATCGTCGCGTTCGCTGCGTTGAACTCATCCCGGGCGGCGGAAGACGTGCTGGGCGATCTGGCTGCTGCCTTGCCTGCCTATATGCGGCCACGCCGTCTGCACTTGCTGCCTCTGCTGCCCAAGAATGCCAACGGCAAGATCGATCGCATGGCGCTGACAGGCTTTGCCACTCCTCCTCCTACCTCAACATCATGA
- the lysS gene encoding lysine--tRNA ligase — protein sequence MMTKPTDNQPPTDENQLITERREKLSALRERVAVPFPNDFKPAHRALDLQRRYGDLENETLEPQAVQVSVAGRLMLKRVMGKASFGTLQDATGRLQLFVTKDALGEEGYAEFKHLDLGDILGAEGVLFKTKTGELSVRVSRLRLLTKSLRPLPDKFHGMSDQEQKYRQRYVDLIADESARTRFVARSKAVSAIRSHMVEHGFLEVETPMLHPIPGGANAKPFITHHNALDQEMFLRIAPELYLKRLIVGGFERVFEINRNFRNEGISVRHNPEFTMMEFYAAYWNHHDVMNFTEEVLRHAARVATGSAAITYAGKPVDLDKPFTRLSVRDSLVVHAGLTVEQAEDADLLRAKLKELGEEAPKHWKLPELQFGMFEAVVEEKLWQPTFIIDYPVEVSPLARASDANPAITERFELFITGREYANGFSELNDAEDQAARFQAQMANKEAGDEEAMYYDADFIRALEYGMPPTGGCGIGIDRLMMLITDSPSIRDVILFPALRREV from the coding sequence ATGATGACCAAGCCTACCGATAACCAGCCGCCGACCGACGAAAACCAGCTCATCACCGAGCGCCGCGAGAAGCTCAGCGCGCTGCGCGAACGCGTGGCCGTGCCCTTCCCCAATGACTTCAAACCCGCCCATCGCGCGCTGGATCTGCAGCGCCGCTACGGCGATCTCGAGAACGAGACCCTGGAGCCCCAGGCCGTGCAGGTCTCGGTGGCCGGCCGGCTGATGCTCAAGCGGGTGATGGGCAAGGCCAGCTTCGGCACCCTGCAGGACGCCACCGGCCGCCTGCAGCTGTTCGTCACCAAGGATGCGCTGGGCGAGGAAGGCTATGCCGAGTTCAAGCACCTGGACCTGGGCGACATCCTGGGCGCCGAGGGGGTGCTGTTCAAGACCAAGACCGGCGAGCTGTCGGTGCGGGTGTCACGCCTGCGCCTGCTGACCAAGAGCCTGCGGCCGCTGCCCGACAAGTTCCACGGCATGTCCGATCAGGAACAGAAGTACCGCCAGCGCTATGTGGACCTGATCGCCGATGAATCCGCGCGCACCCGCTTCGTCGCCCGCAGCAAGGCCGTGTCGGCGATCCGCAGCCATATGGTCGAGCACGGTTTCCTGGAAGTGGAAACGCCGATGCTGCACCCGATCCCGGGCGGCGCCAATGCCAAGCCCTTCATCACCCACCACAATGCGCTGGACCAGGAAATGTTCCTGCGCATCGCGCCCGAGCTCTATCTGAAGCGCCTGATCGTCGGCGGCTTCGAGCGCGTGTTCGAGATCAACCGCAACTTCCGCAACGAAGGCATCTCGGTCCGGCACAACCCCGAATTCACGATGATGGAGTTCTATGCCGCCTACTGGAACCACCATGACGTGATGAACTTCACCGAAGAGGTGCTGCGCCACGCCGCCCGCGTGGCCACCGGTTCGGCCGCCATCACCTATGCCGGCAAGCCCGTGGATCTGGACAAGCCCTTCACGCGACTGTCGGTGCGCGACTCGCTGGTCGTCCATGCCGGCCTGACGGTCGAGCAGGCCGAGGATGCCGACCTGCTGCGTGCCAAGCTGAAAGAGCTTGGCGAAGAGGCACCCAAGCACTGGAAGCTGCCCGAGCTGCAATTCGGCATGTTCGAAGCGGTCGTGGAAGAGAAGCTCTGGCAGCCGACCTTCATCATCGACTACCCGGTCGAGGTGTCACCGCTGGCCCGCGCCTCGGATGCCAACCCGGCCATCACCGAGCGCTTCGAGCTGTTCATCACCGGCCGCGAGTACGCCAACGGCTTCTCGGAGCTGAACGATGCCGAAGACCAGGCCGCCCGCTTCCAGGCCCAGATGGCCAACAAGGAGGCCGGCGACGAGGAGGCGATGTACTACGACGCCGACTTCATCCGCGCCCTCGAATACGGCATGCCCCCGACCGGCGGCTGCGGCATCGGCATCGACCGGCTGATGATGCTGATCACCGATTCGCCGAGCATCCGGGACGTGATCCTGTTCCCGGCACTGCGCAGGGAAGTCTGA
- a CDS encoding Gfo/Idh/MocA family oxidoreductase: protein MTAIFPITDRPIRFALVGCGRISRNHFEALRMHQAQAQLVAVCDVRAEALQAAVAATGVPGFDSLEALLAGSDADVVILTTPSGMHPRQAMQVAAAGRHVLSEKPMATKFDEGMAMVQACRDAGVKLFVVKQNRLNSTVQRVKQAIEQGRFGRIYMSTVNVFWTRPQSYYDDANWRGRWDMDGGAFMNQASHYVDLLDWLVGPVDSVHAYTATLARDIEAEDTGVMSVRLRHGGLGSVNVTMLTYPQNLEGSITILGEKGTVKIGGTAVNKIEHWQFADQREGDAEVFDASYAPTSVYGFGHPLYYANVIQTLRGEASAQVDGYEGLRSLEILIAAYRSARDGQRVGLPLVF, encoded by the coding sequence ATGACCGCCATTTTCCCCATCACCGACCGCCCAATCCGCTTTGCGCTGGTGGGCTGCGGCCGCATCTCGCGCAATCACTTCGAGGCCTTGCGCATGCACCAGGCCCAGGCCCAGCTGGTGGCAGTCTGCGATGTGCGGGCCGAGGCCCTGCAGGCCGCGGTGGCCGCCACCGGCGTGCCGGGTTTTGATTCGCTGGAGGCCCTGCTGGCCGGCAGCGACGCCGATGTGGTGATTTTGACCACGCCCAGCGGCATGCACCCCCGCCAGGCCATGCAGGTGGCCGCCGCCGGCCGCCATGTGCTGAGCGAGAAGCCGATGGCGACCAAGTTCGACGAGGGCATGGCCATGGTGCAGGCCTGCCGCGATGCCGGCGTGAAGCTGTTCGTGGTCAAGCAGAACCGGCTTAACAGCACCGTGCAGCGCGTCAAGCAGGCGATCGAGCAGGGGCGCTTCGGCCGCATCTACATGAGCACCGTCAACGTGTTCTGGACCCGCCCGCAAAGCTATTACGATGACGCCAACTGGCGCGGCCGCTGGGACATGGACGGCGGCGCCTTCATGAACCAGGCCAGCCATTACGTCGATCTGCTCGACTGGCTGGTCGGCCCGGTGGACAGCGTCCATGCCTACACCGCGACGCTGGCCCGAGACATTGAGGCCGAAGACACCGGCGTGATGAGCGTGCGCCTGCGCCATGGCGGACTGGGCTCCGTCAATGTGACGATGCTGACCTATCCGCAGAACCTGGAGGGTTCGATCACCATCCTGGGTGAGAAGGGCACGGTCAAGATCGGCGGTACTGCCGTCAACAAGATCGAGCACTGGCAGTTCGCTGATCAGCGCGAGGGCGACGCCGAGGTCTTCGATGCCAGCTACGCACCCACCAGCGTTTATGGTTTCGGCCACCCGCTGTACTACGCCAACGTGATACAGACCTTGCGCGGCGAGGCCAGCGCCCAGGTCGATGGCTACGAAGGCCTGCGCTCGCTGGAGATCCTCATCGCCGCCTACCGCAGCGCCCGCGACGGCCAGCGCGTCGGCCTGCCGCTGGTGTTCTGA
- a CDS encoding class I SAM-dependent methyltransferase, whose translation MNALLIFPAVTADAWEQARTARAEGRPFVFAGSMTEPPVGAPADAAHHWAVLPTVHDPEFASAFRALVEARRINAIFAPVPSVHAFLKRFLSTSPMEAVLVNEAPIERQVRLLGEMESLSAELRKVERFASAGAAGVDDLELRAVVEAAMGTYGESGAEKIAALAGIMATAVPGDVVEIGALMGRSAVALRLLARRFGVGPVLTVDPWAPGEAVQADSPAAVRDDLIGQWDYERLARGFASRMYALGDTDFAHLRLPSRLAHEQYLARRSIHYPPFKPAHFSGEIAVLHIDGNHDYAAVRDDWSRWGQQLKAGAWVIFDDYVWAHGDGPRRLGDEVLRRNQGQISRTFVQDKALFVHFHDRPDLL comes from the coding sequence ATGAATGCATTGCTGATATTTCCCGCAGTTACCGCCGATGCTTGGGAGCAGGCCAGGACGGCCCGCGCTGAAGGTCGTCCCTTTGTATTTGCCGGCTCCATGACCGAGCCACCAGTGGGCGCACCTGCTGACGCAGCCCATCACTGGGCAGTGTTGCCCACCGTGCATGACCCTGAGTTCGCATCCGCCTTCAGGGCCTTGGTCGAGGCCAGAAGGATCAACGCTATTTTTGCGCCGGTGCCCTCGGTACATGCGTTCCTGAAGCGATTCCTGTCCACGTCGCCGATGGAAGCCGTGCTGGTGAACGAGGCGCCTATCGAGCGCCAGGTGCGCTTGCTGGGCGAGATGGAGTCGCTGAGCGCCGAGTTGCGCAAGGTGGAGCGCTTCGCGTCGGCGGGCGCTGCGGGGGTGGATGACTTGGAGCTTCGCGCCGTGGTCGAGGCGGCAATGGGCACCTATGGCGAATCGGGTGCGGAGAAGATCGCCGCATTGGCCGGCATCATGGCCACGGCCGTGCCCGGAGATGTAGTCGAGATTGGTGCACTGATGGGGCGCAGCGCGGTGGCCTTGCGGCTCCTGGCTCGGCGGTTCGGCGTCGGGCCCGTGCTGACAGTAGATCCCTGGGCGCCAGGCGAGGCGGTTCAAGCCGATTCTCCCGCCGCCGTCCGCGACGACCTGATCGGTCAATGGGACTATGAGCGCTTGGCCCGCGGCTTTGCCTCGCGTATGTACGCGCTGGGAGACACCGATTTTGCTCATCTGCGCCTGCCGTCACGCCTGGCTCATGAGCAGTATTTGGCGCGACGGTCAATCCACTATCCGCCGTTCAAACCGGCTCATTTTTCCGGCGAAATTGCCGTGCTTCACATCGATGGCAATCATGACTACGCCGCGGTCAGGGATGACTGGTCCCGCTGGGGGCAACAACTGAAGGCGGGGGCCTGGGTTATCTTCGATGACTATGTCTGGGCGCATGGCGACGGACCGCGGCGCCTGGGAGACGAGGTGTTGCGGCGCAACCAGGGTCAGATCTCGCGTACCTTTGTGCAGGACAAGGCGCTGTTCGTCCATTTTCACGACCGCCCCGATCTGCTCTGA
- a CDS encoding DegT/DnrJ/EryC1/StrS family aminotransferase produces MPFIDLKAQYAALKPSIDARIQRVLDHGQYIMGPEVKELEEALAAYTGAKHCITVASGTEALLIALMALDFKPGDEVITTPFTFAATAEVIVLLGGVPVFVDIEPDTCNIDANLIAAAITPRTRAIMPVGLYGQVADMDEINAVAARHGLAVIEDAAQSFGSSYKGRKSCNLSTFGCTSFFPSKPLGCYGDGGAIFTNDDALAQASREIRVHGQSQRYTHTRLGVGGRMDTLQCAVVLGKLERFDWEIAQRLAIGERYQQLLAELPVQRLTVRDDRDCVWAQFTLSVDHREQVQQRLKEAGIPTAIHYPRPLHQQPFYQAYGNGQSLPHSERAAQRVMSLPMSADLSPDQQDQVVAALRLALDSAR; encoded by the coding sequence CTGCCCTTCATCGACCTGAAAGCGCAATACGCGGCGCTCAAGCCCAGCATCGATGCGCGCATCCAGCGCGTGCTCGACCATGGCCAGTACATCATGGGCCCCGAGGTCAAGGAGCTCGAAGAAGCGCTGGCGGCCTACACCGGTGCCAAGCACTGCATCACCGTGGCCAGCGGTACCGAGGCCCTGCTGATCGCGCTGATGGCGCTGGACTTCAAGCCCGGCGACGAGGTCATCACCACGCCGTTCACTTTTGCGGCCACCGCGGAAGTCATCGTGCTGCTGGGCGGCGTGCCGGTGTTCGTCGACATCGAGCCTGACACCTGCAATATCGATGCGAACCTGATAGCGGCTGCCATCACGCCCAGGACCCGCGCCATCATGCCGGTGGGCCTGTACGGCCAGGTGGCGGATATGGACGAGATCAACGCGGTGGCGGCCAGGCACGGCCTGGCGGTGATCGAAGACGCCGCGCAAAGCTTTGGTTCCAGCTACAAAGGGCGCAAGAGCTGCAACCTCAGCACCTTTGGCTGCACCAGCTTCTTCCCCAGCAAGCCGCTGGGTTGCTATGGCGACGGCGGCGCCATCTTCACCAACGACGACGCGCTGGCCCAGGCCAGCCGCGAGATCCGCGTCCACGGCCAGAGCCAGCGCTACACGCACACGCGGCTGGGCGTCGGCGGTCGCATGGACACCCTGCAATGCGCGGTCGTGCTCGGCAAGCTGGAACGCTTCGATTGGGAGATTGCCCAGCGCCTCGCCATTGGCGAGCGCTACCAGCAATTGTTGGCAGAGTTGCCCGTGCAGCGCCTGACCGTGCGCGACGATCGCGACTGCGTCTGGGCGCAGTTCACTCTGTCGGTCGATCACCGCGAGCAGGTACAACAGCGCCTGAAAGAGGCCGGCATCCCGACCGCCATCCACTACCCCAGGCCCTTGCACCAGCAGCCTTTCTACCAGGCCTATGGCAACGGCCAGAGCCTGCCGCACAGCGAACGCGCGGCGCAGCGGGTGATGAGTTTGCCTATGAGTGCGGACTTGTCACCCGACCAGCAAGACCAGGTCGTGGCGGCCCTGCGCCTGGCGCTGGATTCGGCACGCTGA
- a CDS encoding acetyltransferase, producing MKPIVLFGSGKIAEVVLYFLREHSERQVVACCVDRDYLPGSQWKGLPTVPFDEVAQHYPPDTHDMFVALGFQDLNGLRAGRCAQARQLGYRLPSYVHPEAGLPKDCVVGDNCFIMNQVLIHPCVTLGDNVFVWSGALIGHHSRVGSNCWLTSGAKIAGSVSLGESCILAINSTVGPSISIGAGCFIGANALVTKSTADNQVFVAEGSKPFRLSSQQFLRLSRSAEQ from the coding sequence ATGAAACCGATTGTTCTGTTTGGCAGCGGCAAGATCGCCGAGGTGGTGCTCTACTTCCTGCGGGAGCACAGCGAGCGCCAAGTGGTGGCCTGCTGCGTGGATCGCGACTACCTTCCCGGTTCGCAGTGGAAGGGCTTGCCGACTGTGCCGTTCGATGAGGTGGCTCAACATTACCCGCCCGACACGCACGACATGTTTGTGGCGCTGGGCTTCCAGGACCTGAATGGCCTGCGTGCGGGCCGATGCGCGCAGGCCCGCCAGTTGGGCTATCGGCTGCCCTCTTACGTGCATCCCGAAGCGGGCTTGCCCAAGGACTGCGTGGTGGGTGACAACTGCTTCATCATGAACCAGGTGCTGATCCATCCCTGCGTGACGCTGGGTGACAATGTGTTCGTCTGGAGCGGAGCGTTGATCGGCCATCACAGCCGCGTGGGCAGCAATTGCTGGCTGACTTCCGGGGCCAAAATTGCTGGCAGCGTGAGTCTTGGCGAGAGTTGCATTCTGGCCATCAACAGCACGGTGGGGCCCAGCATCAGCATCGGCGCTGGCTGCTTCATCGGTGCCAACGCCTTGGTCACCAAATCGACGGCAGACAATCAAGTGTTTGTTGCCGAGGGCAGCAAGCCTTTTCGCTTGAGCAGTCAACAATTTCTCAGGCTGTCACGAAGTGCCGAGCAGTGA
- a CDS encoding SDR family NAD(P)-dependent oxidoreductase, whose amino-acid sequence MKLAGARVLVTGGGRGIGRFLVGRFQAEGALVGVLEKDEALCAELRAAGDGTTKAWSCDLADADAVDAAIRLLLEDGFEPDVLINNAGIIHSEPLVSLLARGDRVHSRETWRRVMAADLDSVFFVTSRVVDHMLAKRSKGVVISISSIAANGNAGQTAYAAAKAGVNALTRTWAKELGPMGLRFVALAPGFMDTPSTRAALNEATLTRLQQQIPLRRLGDLESLYLAARHAIESEYLSGTVLEIDGGLVL is encoded by the coding sequence ATGAAGCTGGCTGGCGCCCGGGTGCTGGTCACTGGCGGTGGCCGCGGCATCGGGCGCTTTCTGGTCGGGCGCTTCCAGGCTGAGGGGGCTTTGGTCGGCGTGCTTGAGAAGGATGAAGCCTTGTGCGCCGAACTGCGTGCGGCTGGCGACGGCACGACAAAGGCCTGGTCTTGTGATCTTGCGGATGCCGATGCGGTGGATGCTGCCATCCGTCTCCTGCTTGAGGACGGTTTCGAACCTGATGTCTTGATCAACAACGCGGGCATCATTCACAGTGAACCGCTGGTCAGTCTGCTCGCCCGGGGGGATCGAGTGCATTCTCGTGAGACTTGGCGCAGGGTGATGGCGGCCGACCTGGACTCGGTGTTCTTCGTCACCAGCCGGGTGGTCGATCACATGCTCGCCAAGCGCAGCAAGGGTGTGGTGATTTCGATCAGCTCGATTGCAGCCAATGGCAATGCCGGCCAAACTGCCTATGCGGCGGCCAAGGCGGGCGTGAATGCGCTGACCCGCACCTGGGCCAAGGAACTGGGGCCCATGGGCCTTCGTTTTGTAGCCCTCGCGCCAGGCTTCATGGACACGCCTTCAACACGCGCAGCTTTGAACGAGGCGACGCTGACGCGCCTGCAGCAGCAGATTCCGCTGCGCCGGCTGGGAGACCTGGAGTCCCTCTATCTGGCGGCGCGCCACGCCATCGAGAGCGAGTACCTCAGCGGTACCGTGCTGGAGATTGATGGTGGCCTGGTGCTCTGA
- a CDS encoding WbqC family protein: protein MKRVAIMQPYFLPYIGYFQLMAAVDTFVLFDDVCYINRGWVNRNRILLNGAAHMFTVPLRGASQNRLICEIEIAEPLLWREKMLRMFHQAYARAPQYSVVMPMVERIFRFPSLKLAEFLRNSLQEVALALGLPVRVVESSRIYQNDRLKGQDRILDICAREHADTYINLPGGADLYDAGEFARRGLCLQFLQPRPLTYRQDRADHVPWLSIVDVMMFNSAAAVQEALQGRDLR, encoded by the coding sequence GTGAAGCGCGTTGCCATCATGCAGCCCTACTTTCTGCCCTACATCGGCTACTTTCAACTGATGGCGGCGGTGGACACTTTCGTCCTGTTCGATGACGTGTGCTACATCAATCGTGGCTGGGTGAATCGCAACCGCATATTGCTGAACGGGGCTGCGCACATGTTCACCGTGCCGTTGCGCGGAGCCAGCCAGAACCGTCTGATCTGCGAAATCGAGATAGCCGAGCCGCTTCTTTGGCGCGAGAAGATGCTGCGCATGTTTCACCAGGCCTATGCCCGCGCGCCGCAGTACTCAGTAGTGATGCCTATGGTCGAGCGCATCTTCAGGTTTCCGTCACTGAAATTGGCGGAGTTTCTACGCAACAGCCTGCAAGAAGTGGCCTTGGCGCTGGGCTTGCCTGTGCGCGTTGTCGAGAGCTCTCGCATCTACCAAAATGACCGGTTGAAGGGGCAGGATCGCATCCTCGACATTTGCGCGCGTGAGCATGCCGACACCTATATCAACCTGCCGGGCGGCGCTGACCTCTATGATGCGGGCGAATTCGCGCGCCGGGGGCTGTGTCTGCAGTTTCTGCAGCCCCGCCCGCTGACCTACCGGCAAGACCGGGCCGATCATGTGCCATGGCTGTCCATCGTCGACGTGATGATGTTCAATAGCGCTGCGGCCGTGCAAGAAGCCCTTCAGGGGCGAGACTTGCGCTGA